ATCGCCTGGGGTGCTCGTGTCGCGGCGAGCATCTCGTTGGCCAGGCGGTTGAAGTCCCGGAACGGGTCGAACTGCAGCAACACACTCCCCCCTTCCTGAAGGCAGACTGCGTCAGGCCCGCGATGCAGGGATCGTCGGAAGAGGTGTTCTCGAGCTCTGCGATCTCACCCCCCTCTCCAGAGGCGCTCGATCCAGGCACCACCATTCTGGCACCGGCTCAGACCCCGCTTCAACCATCTAAATCACCTGGTCGGGTGACATTTCGGGATGGCATCGGACGTGACAGGACGAAAGTTCTTGTCGCGGTACCAACAGTTTTCGTGAGTCGACACTCAAAAGCGAAACGGTTGCACGGGATCGCGAGCGAGTGAGATGAGAGTGGTCGTGTGGTGGTCGTTCTCGCGTTCCGGATTCGAAGATGGCCGGGTCGACCGCGTCGCGGTCGAGGTCCACTGCGGACCGGGCGGCGCCGGCGCTGCTCCGCTGGCGCCGCCGTCCGGAGGTCAGCTCGCCGCGGCGATGAGCTCGCGGACCTTGGCCAGCTGGTACCGGGACGTCTCGTCGGCGGACTCGTCCTCGGCGAAGACGTTCGAGCAGATGATCGCGCCCTCCCGCGCCAGGAACCCGGACGCCGCGAGCGCGGTGAACAGCTCGGTCCAGTCCACGTCGCCGTCGCCGATCTTGAGGTGCTGGTGCACGCGGGCCGGGTTGCCGGGCGGGTTGGTGATGTAGCGCAACCCGTGGGAACGCCGGTGGTCCATGGTGTCCGCGGTGTAGACGGCGCCCAGCCGGTCGCCCAGCTCGGGCAGCAGCGTGCTGGCGCGGTCGCCGTAGTGGAAGGTGTGGCTGGCCACGTACACGAAGCCGATCGCGGGGTTGTCCAGGCCGCGGATGATGCGCCAGGCCTCCAGCGCGTCCTCGACGAAGTCGTCCGGGTGCGGGTCGATGTTCACCTGCACACCCGCCCTTTCGATGACCGGCAGCAGCTCCTCCATCGAGCGGTAGAAGCCCGCCTCGGACTCCTCGGCCCGTTCCGGGCGGCCGGAGAACTCGGTGTTGATCACCGGGACATCCAGTTCCCCGGCGATCTCGATGATGCGCTTCCAGTTGCGCACCGCGGCTTCGCGGGGCAGCTCGTCCGGCCACGACCAGCGCTGCACCGGGAGCAGCGAGCAGATCCCGACGCCGGCGTCCGCGGCCCGCTTCTTGACCTTGGCCAGGTAGGCGGCGTCGACGCGTGGGTGGGAGAAGAACGGGATGAAGTCCGGGTGCGGGGTCAGCTGGATCCACTCGTAGCCGGCGGCCGCAGCGACGTCGAAGAAGTCGAGGAAGTCGTGGCTGGCGTGGTACGGCGTGGGGTCGAGGGCGATCTTCACCATCGCACACCTCCTGGGTCCGGTGATGTCGTTGCGGGAGCGCCGGGTCCGGTCGTCGGCCCGAGTGGTCGGTCGTCAGCGCGGCGGGACCTCGCGCGAGGTGGCGCCGACGTCACCCGTCGGCGCCCGCTGTTTGTCAGTTTGTATGGACAAAATCGCCGAGTCAAGTGCGGCGTCGCACCGGCGTGTCACTGGAAGCGGTCAGCCGGGCGGCGGGCGCGGTCCGAGGCGCGCACCATCCGCTGGCGTGCGGGGGCCGCCTCCCGGGTGTGGTCAGGCGTCGCCGCGGAGGGAGAGGTCGAAGGTGTAGCGGGAGGCGCGGTAGACGTGGGTGCCGTACTCGACGACCCGGCCGGACTGGTCGTAGGTGGTGCGCTGCATGGTCAGCAGCGGT
This region of Saccharopolyspora hordei genomic DNA includes:
- a CDS encoding sugar phosphate isomerase/epimerase family protein, which translates into the protein MVKIALDPTPYHASHDFLDFFDVAAAAGYEWIQLTPHPDFIPFFSHPRVDAAYLAKVKKRAADAGVGICSLLPVQRWSWPDELPREAAVRNWKRIIEIAGELDVPVINTEFSGRPERAEESEAGFYRSMEELLPVIERAGVQVNIDPHPDDFVEDALEAWRIIRGLDNPAIGFVYVASHTFHYGDRASTLLPELGDRLGAVYTADTMDHRRSHGLRYITNPPGNPARVHQHLKIGDGDVDWTELFTALAASGFLAREGAIICSNVFAEDESADETSRYQLAKVRELIAAAS